Genomic segment of Candidatus Atribacteria bacterium:
TAGGGCATAATTTTTTTGTTTTTGCTAATGATAATACAAATAAAGTAAACGTCTTGTATAAAAGAAAAGACGGGAATTTCGGACTGATCGAACCGGAATTTTAAGGAGGAATTTATGGAGAAAAATAAGTTACATGCGTTTCGTAATTTTATAATTCCCCGACGCTTTAATTTTGAAGTAGGAGAAATAGAAAAATCTTTAAAAGATATGAGTGATATTTTATTTGCAAAAATAGTATTATCAGAGGATGGAGATATAAAAGAGATTCATATAATTACCAAAGATTCTTCTAATCCCAAAAGAATTACTCGGGATATTGAATCGTTTTTATTAGCAAAATATAATATTCAAGTAGATTATAGAAAAATTAGCATAGCACAAGTAAAGGATAAGGAAATAAGAGATGAACAAACCATAGAGGAAGAATCAGAATCTTCTTTAAGACTTAAATTTTCTGATATAAAAGTGGGAGTGATCGGTAATCAGTTTGAAGTGCATGTAAAATTAGAAAATAACGGAAAAATATATGAAGGTAAAGTATCGGGAAAAAATTGGGATGAAAATCGAGAATATTTGGTGGCTAAAGCTACCTTAGAAGGAATAAGCTCTTATTTGGAGGGCTCTATTTTCTTTCAAACAGATGAAATAAAAAAGATTGAGTTAGACGGTAAAGGGATAATAGTAGTGTCTATTAATCTAATCGATTCAAAAAGAAAGGAAAATTTAGTCGGTTCAGCGGTAATCAAGGATGATTTTAATAAAGCAATAGTAAAAGCAATCCTTAAAGCCACTAATCGAAGAATTTTAACTAAAGAAAAATAAAAAAATGGTCGGTGAGGCTCTTATTTAGAACTAATAACACAATAAAAGATGCAATAGTTTCATTGAGCGAAGCGAAGCGGTTTTGAATGTTGTAAAAACAAATAGAAACCGTGGAGGTGCTAAAAATGAAGATTAATAAGAGTAGACTAATCAGCTTATTAATTAGTGTCATGGCTTTATTGTTAGCTGGTGGCGCTAAATTTCACTGGAGATAATATAGCATAATAGAGGAGGCTCACCGGCCTATTTTATTTATGCTCAAAGGAGGTAAGGCATTTGCCTTTAAAATTAAAAGTTTATGTTGGAGTAATAGCGATATTAGCTGTTAGTCTTTTTATATATTTAATGCCTTCTTTACCCGAATTGTCTAATATATGGCTGGTGTTTATTTTTTTTCTTGTCATATCTGCCTTTGCAGAATTCATTCCTGTGGAATTGCCTACTGGTGGTGGTATCAGTATCGGTTTTCCTGTTGATTTTGTGCTGATTTTAGTCTATGGCCCGGCTTTAGCCATGCTAATAACCGCTTTGAGTGCCTTTATAGCCGAAATAATAGAAGGGAAGAAATCATGGTATAAAGTTATATTTAATTCTGCTGAATATGCGCTATCAGCTGGGGTGGCGGGTCTTGTTTATCAATATACCGGCGGAATTATTGGTTTTCAAAATTTCTTTAAATTTGCTTTTCCTGCAGCTTTATGTGCCTTAACTTATTGTCTTATTAACTCAACCCTAGTTACCATAGTGATATCTTTTGCTCAAAATTCTAAGATAGCTACTATTTGGAGAGTGAACATAAAAGAGATGATACCCAGTTATTTGGCTGAAGCTCCTATGGGTTTTTTAATGGCTATTGTCTATGTAGATGTCGGAGTTTTTGGCATTTTATTGTTCTTTCTCCCTTTACTGTTGGCTCGTCGTTCTTTCGAATTATATACCAAGATGCGTAAAATGTATCTGGATACCATTCGTGCTTTGGCAGCCGCCATTGATGCCAAAGACCCTTATACCAAAGGCCATTCGGAAAGGGTAGCCGAAGTATCGGTTGCTTTGGCTCAAGAATTGAATTTATCTGATCGGGACATTGAGAATATAGAATATACTGCACTACTTCACGATATAGGAAAGATTGGTATAGCCGATAGTATCTTAGGCAAGAGTAGCGGTCTAACTGATGAAGAATTCGATAAAATAAAAGAGCATACCATTATGGGTGCTAAGATTATCGAGCCGGTAGATTTTTTGAAAAATTCCTGTAAAGCGATCTATCATCATCACGAAAAGTTTGATGGCAAAGGCTATCCTGATGGAATAAAAAGTGAAGACATACCTATTTTGGCTCGAATTATTGCCGCAGCAGATGCCTATGATGCCATGGGCTCAGACCGTCCTTACAGAAAAAAATTAAGCAAGGAAAAAATATTAAAAGAATTGGAGGATCAATCCGGAAAACAATTTGACCCCCAAATAGTCAAGGCTCTTATTTCAATTATTAATAGAGAAAGAGAAGAGTAAATGTTATATATTTATATTATCATTCTTTCTATTATAATAGGACTGCTTCGTAATGGTAAGTTAAGCAGTTTAAGTCAGATTTCGTTAAAAAAAATAGAATTAATAGTATTAGCCTGCGCAATTCAAGCAGGATTGATCTTTTTAGGATCAAAAAAATTAAAAATTATTCTTGATTACAGTTCCTATATGATAATTTTCTCTTATATTGTACTTTTAATGGCAGTTTGGAATAATAAAAAGTTAAAAGGAATGAACATTATCTTCCTGGGAATAGTATTTAATTTTATAGTTATTGTAGTAAACGGCGGCCATATGCCGGTATTATTGAGTAGTTTATATAAAGCAGGATTAAATGATTTTGCTCTGGTGTTAAAAGAAGGCAGCTATGTTACCCATACCCTAATAACTGATAAGACCTTATTTGGATTTTTAGCGGATGTTATTCCCTTGCCTCCTCCTTTTCCTGATCCCTCAGTGGTAAGTGCCGGAGATTTTTTAATGTTTTGTGGAGTGTTCAGCTTGGTTCAAGATGCTATGATGAAGAAAGAACAGAATCTCGAAAATTAATTTTCATCGAGATGACGGATAGCAAAAGAGAAGAGTTAAATTAGGGGAAAATATTATTTTTTATTTAGTTAACGAATTTAGATTGGACTAACTTACTAATAACAATCTAAAATAATCATCTATACTACAAAAAAAATTTCAAATAGCAAAATAAAAAGGAAAAAAGAATTATGTTTAATTGGGCTAAAAAGATATTTGGCGATACAGATGAAAAGGAATTAAGAAAACTGCAACCTATAGTAGAAAAAATTAATAGTTACGAAGCAAATATTTTAAAATTAAAGGATGAAGAGTTAAAAAATAAAACCACTGAATTTAGCAAAAGACTTAGCAAAGGTGAAACTTTGGATGATATTCTCCCAGAAACTTTTGCAGTCGTTCGGGAAGCAGCGAAACGAGTTATCAAGATGAGACCTTTCGATGTCCAACTTATTGGCGGGATTGTTTTACATCAGGGTAAAATTGCCGAAATGGCTACCGGAGAAGGTAAAACTTTGGTGGCTACCATGCCAGCTTATCTTAATACTTTAAGTGGTAGAAATGTGCATATCGTTACTGTAAATGATTACCTGGCTAAAAGAGACAGATATTGGATGGGTGGAATTTACGAGTTCTTAGGATTAAAAGTAGGTTTAATCCAGCATGATATGAGAATCGATGAACGAAAAGAGGCTTATGAAGCTGATATAACCTATGGTACTAATAATGAATTTGGTTTTGATTATTTAAGAGATAATATGGCAATTCGTTTGGAGGATGTGGTTCAAAAAGGTTATAATTTTGCTATTGTTGATGAAGTGGATAGTATTTTAATCGATGAAGCAAGGACTCCGTTGATTATTTCTGGCCCTTCTGAGGAGTCAACCAAAATCTATCAACAAGTAAACAAGATTGCCACTCGATTACAAAAAGAGGTAGATTACAAAGTACATGAGAAGGAAAAGACGATTACCATTACTGAAGAAGGGGTTAATCGTATCGAAGGACTATTGCAAATACATAATTTATACGATGAGAAAAATATGAATATTCAGCATCATATCATCCAGTCCTTAAAAGCACATAAATTATTTAAAAAAGATGTTGATTATATAGTAAAAAATGGGGAAGTGATCATTGTTGATGAATTTACTGGAAGATTGATGTTTGGGAGAAGATACAGTGATGGCCTGCATCAAGCTATTGAGGCAAAAGAAGGGGTGGTAGTTGCCCGAGAAAATCAGACCTTAGCTACTATCACTTTCCAGAATTATTTTAGATTATACCAGAAACTTAGCGGAATGACCGGCACTGCTAAGACAGAAGAAGAAGAATTTATTCATATCTATAATCTTCCTGTAGTAGTTATTCCTCCTAATAAAAAATTAATCAGGAACAATTATTCGGATATTATCTATAGAACTGAAAGAGAAAAATTTAAAGCTGTAATTAAAGAGATAGTTGAAGTGCATAAGATGGGGAGGCCTATTTTAGTAGGAACAGTATCCATTGATAAATCAGAGACAGTAAGCAGATTATTAAAAAAAGAAAATGTTGAACACAATGTATTAAATGCGAAAAATCACGAACGAGAAGCAGAAATTATAGCTCAGGCAGGTCAGGGTAAAAATGTAACTATTTCTACTAATATGGCTGGACGAGGAACCGATATAGTCTTGGGAGAAGGAATAGCAAAATTGGGAGGTTTGCATGTGGTCGGAACGGAAAGACACGAAAGTAGGCGGATTGATAATCAATTAAGAGGTCGATCCGGAAGACAGGGTGATCCCGGTTCTTCTCGCTTTTTTCTTTCTTTGGAAGATGATCTCATGCGGCTCTTTGGTTCCGATCGCATTTCCGGGATTATGGAAAGGTTAGGTATGGAGGAGAATATTCCTATTGAGCATCCTTTAGTTACCAGATCAATAGAAAGTGCACAGAAAAAAGTGGAGGGAAGAAATTTTGAGATAAGAAAACAGCTTTTAGATTTTGATAATGAAATGGAATACCAGAGAAAGGTAATCTACCAACAACGGAGAATGGTATTGGAAAGCAAAGATATTAAAGAACATGTTTTAGAAATGGTAAAAGATACTATCGAGAATATCTTAAAAAATTATACCAATAAAGAAATTTACCCTGAAGAATGGGATTGGCCCGGGCTTAAAGATCATTTTATGCAAATTTTCTCTATTTCACTGGTTATTGGCAAGGAAGACACTCCTAAGCTATCTATACCGAAATTACAAAACATTTTAACAGGAAAAGCTTTTAAAATATATGAATTGCGTGAACAAGAATTTACTGCTCCCTTAATGAGACAGATCGAAACAATGATTGTACTTCGGGTAGTAGACCGGGAATGGAAAGATAATTTACGGCGTTTAGATGAATTAAAACAGGGTATAGGATTAAGAGCTTATGGACAAAAAGACCCTTTAATGGAATATCATTTTGAAGCCCATAATATGTTTCAAGAAATGATCAATAGCATCAAAGAAGAAGTAGTAAAATTTATTTATAAAGTGAAACTAAAAAAAGATGAATCTCGAGGGATCCAACCGACGAGAAAAAAAATACCTACTCCCATAGTAAATGGTCAAATAAAGAAATCAGCTTTTGCTAAAAGAGAAGGATTAGAAGGAGAAGAAGGTAAGAAGAAAAAGAAGATAGGGAGAAATGATCCTTGTCCATGTGGAAGTGGATTAAAGTATAAACATTGCTGTGGAAAAAACATATAATATACTTAGATGAAAGTGAGAAAATGTTACCAGCATTATATAATTAAAATTAAGAAAGGTAGTAAAGATAATTAGAAAACAGAAAGGAAACCAAAAAAAATGATAGAGGAAATACAAAATAAAATTGAGCAACTTCGTAAAAAAATTGATGAAATGGGGACTTATCTTTGACTTATTCGGGAAAGAGGAAGAAGTAAAAAGAATAGAAAAAGAAATATCTCAAAAATCCTTCTGGGTTGATCAGGAAAAAGCTCAAAAAATTACAAAAAAGATTAAAGAATTAAAAGATACTATAGGGGAATTTAAAGGGCTAAAGGATAATTTGGAAGAATTATCAATATTCTTAGAGCTTAATTTGAAAGAAAACAGGAAAGAAATTTGGGAAGAGATAGAGCAAAAAGCAAGAGCGGTAGAAAAAGATATTGAAAAAAAAGAATTAATTATTTTGTTTGATGGTAAATATGATTCTAATAATGCTATAGTTACTATTCGACCAGGGGCTGGTGGTACAGAATCTCAAGATTGGGCTGAAATGTTATTGAGGATGTACCTGAGATGGTCAGAGAAAAATGGATATATCACCAAGATCATAGAAATATCTCCCGGGGAAGAAGCTGGAATAAAAAATGTTACTTTCACTACTGATGGAAACCATGCTTTTGGATATTTAAAATCGGAAAAAGGAATACATCGTCTGGTTAGAATTTCCCCTTTTGATGCGAATAAGAGAAGGCATACCTCTTTTGCTTCGGTGGAGGTTATCCCTGAAATTGACCAGGAAGTACAGATTGAGATCAAGGAATCAGATTTGAGAATAGATACTTACCGAGCCACGGGAGCAGGTGGCCAGCATGTTAATACCACTGATTCTGCGGTAAGAATAACCCATTTGCCTACTAATATTGTAGTACAATGCCAGAATGAAAGATCTCAATACAGTAATAAAATGACTGCAATGAA
This window contains:
- a CDS encoding HD-GYP domain-containing protein, translated to MPLKLKVYVGVIAILAVSLFIYLMPSLPELSNIWLVFIFFLVISAFAEFIPVELPTGGGISIGFPVDFVLILVYGPALAMLITALSAFIAEIIEGKKSWYKVIFNSAEYALSAGVAGLVYQYTGGIIGFQNFFKFAFPAALCALTYCLINSTLVTIVISFAQNSKIATIWRVNIKEMIPSYLAEAPMGFLMAIVYVDVGVFGILLFFLPLLLARRSFELYTKMRKMYLDTIRALAAAIDAKDPYTKGHSERVAEVSVALAQELNLSDRDIENIEYTALLHDIGKIGIADSILGKSSGLTDEEFDKIKEHTIMGAKIIEPVDFLKNSCKAIYHHHEKFDGKGYPDGIKSEDIPILARIIAAADAYDAMGSDRPYRKKLSKEKILKELEDQSGKQFDPQIVKALISIINREREE
- the secA gene encoding preprotein translocase subunit SecA: MFNWAKKIFGDTDEKELRKLQPIVEKINSYEANILKLKDEELKNKTTEFSKRLSKGETLDDILPETFAVVREAAKRVIKMRPFDVQLIGGIVLHQGKIAEMATGEGKTLVATMPAYLNTLSGRNVHIVTVNDYLAKRDRYWMGGIYEFLGLKVGLIQHDMRIDERKEAYEADITYGTNNEFGFDYLRDNMAIRLEDVVQKGYNFAIVDEVDSILIDEARTPLIISGPSEESTKIYQQVNKIATRLQKEVDYKVHEKEKTITITEEGVNRIEGLLQIHNLYDEKNMNIQHHIIQSLKAHKLFKKDVDYIVKNGEVIIVDEFTGRLMFGRRYSDGLHQAIEAKEGVVVARENQTLATITFQNYFRLYQKLSGMTGTAKTEEEEFIHIYNLPVVVIPPNKKLIRNNYSDIIYRTEREKFKAVIKEIVEVHKMGRPILVGTVSIDKSETVSRLLKKENVEHNVLNAKNHEREAEIIAQAGQGKNVTISTNMAGRGTDIVLGEGIAKLGGLHVVGTERHESRRIDNQLRGRSGRQGDPGSSRFFLSLEDDLMRLFGSDRISGIMERLGMEENIPIEHPLVTRSIESAQKKVEGRNFEIRKQLLDFDNEMEYQRKVIYQQRRMVLESKDIKEHVLEMVKDTIENILKNYTNKEIYPEEWDWPGLKDHFMQIFSISLVIGKEDTPKLSIPKLQNILTGKAFKIYELREQEFTAPLMRQIETMIVLRVVDREWKDNLRRLDELKQGIGLRAYGQKDPLMEYHFEAHNMFQEMINSIKEEVVKFIYKVKLKKDESRGIQPTRKKIPTPIVNGQIKKSAFAKREGLEGEEGKKKKKIGRNDPCPCGSGLKYKHCCGKNI
- a CDS encoding peptide chain release factor 2, with the protein product MKWGLIFDLFGKEEEVKRIEKEISQKSFWVDQEKAQKITKKIKELKDTIGEFKGLKDNLEELSIFLELNLKENRKEIWEEIEQKARAVEKDIEKKELIILFDGKYDSNNAIVTIRPGAGGTESQDWAEMLLRMYLRWSEKNGYITKIIEISPGEEAGIKNVTFTTDGNHAFGYLKSEKGIHRLVRISPFDANKRRHTSFASVEVIPEIDQEVQIEIKESDLRIDTYRATGAGGQHVNTTDSAVRITHLPTNIVVQCQNERSQYSNKMTAMKILRARLFENFQQEKEKDLKDIRGKKKDIAWGSQIRSYVFHPYQMVKDHRTEAESGNLQAIMDGEINYFIEAYLKSKKKN